In Rhizobium sp. CIAT894, the genomic window CTGGTCACGACCTCAGTCCAGCCCTCGCGAACCGGGTAATAGATGGTCGCCAGAAACTCGGCGTAATCCTCCGAGACCCCGGCATTGATCAGAAGATCGATGAAGGTTGCGTCGTCGACCGGCGTGTAGGTAATGGTTCGGCCGAGGACGTCCGACAAAATCGCCGCAGCATCGCTATATGACAGCGCCTCCGGGCCGGTCAGATTGAAGGACTGACCGTCAAAGACGCTGCTTGTCAGTACGGTAGCGGCGGCAAGCGCGATGTCGCGAGCGTCGATGAATGACGACTTGCCGTCGTCCGCGGGCACGGCGATTTGGCCAAACTTGATCGCGTCCTTCCACGAAGCATGGAAGTTGTCCGCGAACCAATTCGGCCGCAGGATGACAAAAGAATTCCCGGATTGCTCCAAGGTGGTCTCGATCACCCGGTAAGGGTTCGTCTCGTCAGCTTCCACGCCGAACACGCTGTGGAACACAACTTTGACTTTGCGAGCTATCGCAGCCTCGATGAACGGAAGGGCGAGAGAGAGTGGATCGACCGATCCAGCCGGAAGGAGAACGAACACGCGATCGACGCCGTCGAGTGCCGGGCCGAACGTATTCGGATCGCCATATTCAAACTTAACGCCTTCGGCACCATCGACTGAATCACCGATGCGCGATGCGGCTTTTACCGTGACGCCTTTGGAGATTAGCGCGCGAACAGTCGGCCTACCGACGTTACCCGTGGCGCCGAGAACAAGTATCTTGTCACTCATGCGTTGACCAAAGCTTTCCAGCGATGGTTCGACGGCACGAGACCGTTGATTTCAATTGCTTGTTTGGAGGGGAACACGATCCATTTCCTTGCTGTTGACAGTGCAAGGAGTATGGAGCTGCATGCCCGGCGTCGCTCAGATTCAGACGCCCATTTGCATGTTCGGTCGCAAATCGTACCTGGGCGTTGTCTCCGCGCAAGAAAATGCCCCGGCAGCGTGGCCGAGGCGGAAGCTAAAATCGCAGACCTTCAGATCGTTGAGATCACCAGAACGGGATAATCGACCAGATCGGCAGCATTGTTTCAGAAACAGCGGAGATGAGCGAGAGCGTCATTTTCAAGTCCTTTGGGTATAAGATTGAGCGATCAACGACGCCTATCGGTGTAGATCAGTTATCTTCCCCACGCGCTCACAATCAGGCGGTGGTTTGCAGTTTTGGTCGAAAATCACTCGACTGACGCGCGATCTCGCTTGGTGTCTGGCCGAGAACGCGGCGCATCGTCGATGTCATGTGACTCTGATGAGCGAAACCTGCAGCGAGGGCGATCTCGCTTGCCGGTATCGACGACGTCTCCATCATCGCCCGTGCGTACTCGACGCGGCGGCGGATAACATACTGATGCACCGGAGCGCCCGTGCTGTTGCGGAAGAGTGTTTTAAGTCGAGTGACGCCGACTCCTGCTACGGCAGCCAAGTCCGCAAGGTGGAGCTTTTGATCCAAATTGCTCTCTATGAAATCCGTGAGCAGTTTCAGTTGCCTCGCCGACAGCTTCGGAGCGTTCCCGTTGGCGGCATTCTCCGCGCTCCCGCTGCCGATTTCGATCAGCCGAACGGCAAGTGCATTTGCCAGAAGCTCTATATAGAGCGGATCTGAAGGCGTATCCGCTTCAAGATCCGCCTTTATCGCCCAGGCTATGCCTTCAATGCGTGCGTCCCTGACTTGGAACTGCGGCAGCAGTTCGATCGTGCTTGGATCGCGTTCCAGCTCCTCCGCCACCTGATTGAGCAGCCAAGGAAATATGCGCAGGCTCAGGATGCGAGCGTCTGCCTCATCCTCCCAGGTCCCACCGACACCAGCGGGCACGATATCAATATCGCCGGGCTTCTGGAGCCGATGCATCTTTCGTCCCCCGCAGCGGCAATACGCATTTACCGGCGGGCCGTAGTGCATTCCAAGGCTATGCATATCACTGCCTGCCACGTCCGCCACGCCGCTCGGGAACAATAGGAAGTCCGCTGCGAGACCATTCCAGCCTCTACCATTGCTGGTCAGCAAGATCTCGGGAGCGCGCGGCGGTTCGGGTTGTGGCGTCATTGCGATGATCTCTGCCTCTACTTTGTAGTCCAACCAATACTACTCTAACACCGTCCGGACAACGCTGCGGACCGAAGCGCAGCGCCGGCCCGAGCGGATCGGCTGGTGAGGATCGCGATCAACCGAGATCGCGATCCGAATTCGTCTCCGGCGAGCAGCCAGGCGGACTCAGGCTGCCAGCTTCTGGATGGCAGCGTTCGCCCCCGCGGTGTCGAAGTAGTCGCGATACTTGGCGATCGTCGTGCCTTCGATTTCAAACACACCGCTTGCCCGCACGGTAAGCACGATGGTCCCGTCTGCGGCGCAAAAATGATCGAGCCGCTCCGCGTGGACTCGGTTTCCAGCGCCGGTCAGCACAAGATCCTCGATCCGCATGCGCTCGAATTTCACCGGAAATCCCTTCGCGAATGCGATTGCCTCTTCTTGGCCCACCGTCGTTCCAAGGCCAATAGTTTCCCAGACTGAGGAACTATCGAAATAGATTTCGAAGCACCGCCAATACCCCTCCGGCGTGGCATCGATTGTATCGAAGAACCCCTGCACAATCGACAGGGCGTGATCTGTTTCGTTCTTTTCTGTTCCAGACGACATTCTTTCAACTCCTAGCATTTTGAATTGCCGGTTTTTATGCCTCCAACCGCAGAGGCATCCCGGGCTGCCCTCTCAGGCTAGGATGATGTAAGAACGACACGAACTGATCGTAAAGTACGTACATTTTTGTTAGTGTCGAGTTTTCGACGATTCCTCGTCGAAAGCTGTGATTGGAGACTGCGCATGAAGGAAACCGTGGCCGCATCATCGAGTGTCACCGAAAAGCTCGAACGAGGAGATCTACTCGATCCCCACTGCGCGTCTCGCGATATCCTGCAGCACGTAACGAGCAGGTGGGGCACGCTTATCCTCTTGGTTCTGTTGCGAGACACGATGCGTTTCGGGCAACTCCGTCGCGCGATTGGTGATGTGAGCGAGAGAATGCTTGCACAGACCCTGCAGGTGCTGGAGGCGGACGGTATCGTCGTCCGGAGGGCGTTGGACGTGATCCCGCCGCACGTAGAGTACAGCCTTTCGGCCCTTGGACGCGAAGCAGCCGTCAATGTTAGGGCCTTGGCTGACTGGGTCGAGCTTAACGCTGCCGACATTGAAGCACAGCGGCCCAATCAAGGAGTGATCCTTCAAGAGTAACGGGGCGACGGGGTCAGGACGCGCTCGACGCTTCACGGTAGTCGGAGACCCACGCCCTAAAGGTCATCAGGCCTGGCTGATCGATGCGGAGCTGAGCAAGGTCAGCTCTATAGCCAGCCTGCGAAAACCACTCGAACATTCTGCGAATGTCGACAGGTATCACTCCTAGGGCGAACCGCGGAATAGGAAAGGGAAGCGCAGCGCTATAGCCCTCTGCACGGAGGGCAGCGACGATCTCCTTCCGCGTCAGTTCATCGCCGGCGATCTCCTCTGCACGACCAATGAAGCTCTCCGGCGCAGCAAATGCGCGGGCCGCCCACTCTCCAATGTCATCGACCGCGATCATCTGCAGCGGCTTCGCATCTGGCACGTAACTCCGCATCAGCGCGATCAGGACCCAGCGGGGCACCGTGCGTGCGAAGTTGTCCATGAAGAATGTCGGCCGGACGATTGTCGCGGGGAGGCCAATGCTTCGGACATGCTCCTCGATCCGCCACTTGCTCTCAAAGTGTGGGACCGATGAGGCGCGGTCGGCCCCGCCGACTGAAGCGTAGATAAAATGCGCGACGCCTGCCTCTTTGGCAGCGTCAGCCACTGCGATGCCGCGTCGCACCTCTGCTTCTGCGCCTCCTTCGGTTCCCTGGACCGAATAGACCCCGTAGGCGCTTTCGAAAGCTTCTCGAAGTGAGGAAGGTTGGTCCAGGTTTCCAGCGCGAACATCGATCCCTTGCCGGAGAAGTCCTGCGGCTGCTGGCGAGTCCGGATCGCGAGAGATGGTCCGCAGGCTCCAGCGGTTGGTAGCCAACAGTGAGCGCGCAACGCCGCCACCTTGCTGGCCTGTGGCGCCGAGGACCACGATCGTCTTTTTGTCTGTGATGTCGCTCTTTTCCATAGTATGAAAATCAACTGTAATATCGATCTGGGCAAGTAGGATGAAAAACCAGACTGACCAAATTGATGCCTGCGACGCTCAAGTCTGTGCGCCGACGCCTGCCGAACTTGAGGAATTCCGGCACGCGGTCGGCACGATCATCGGCAAGTGGAAGATCGAGATATTGTGGGTGCTTCTTCCCGGCGCGCGTCGCTTTGGAGAGCTCCGGCGTGCGTTGCCCGGCGTTACGCAGCACATGCTCACCGCGCAGCTTCGCGCGCTTGAGGCAGACCAACTCGTCACGCGGACTGCTTACGCTGAGATTCCACCGCGCGTGGACTACGAGCTGACTCCACGCGCGCTCGCACTCAAGCCAATCTTTCTTGCCCTGATGGAGTGGGCTCAGACTACGGGCGAGCCCTCAGCTTTCCTCAGTTCGCGCGCCGTGCACGAGTAAATCCCCGGTCGGACGCCATGAAGCGTTCGACCATGGGAACGATTAATTTCGATGGTTCGGCGACCCCTTGACCGGTCTGTTGAGCAAGCGCTTCGGCGTAGGCGACCAGATCGCGATGAACAGTCGCGGGAAGTTCGATCGTCACTCGCACTGGCTTTTCCTCGGCAATCACACCGAGCTTGAGCTTGGCCATTTCAGCCTCCATAGGGTTCGAGGATCAGGTCGCGCGTCACGATCACACGCACCGGAAATCCGGGGCGGATCGTCAGTGTGGGCGCGATGTTCAACTGCCTGCGCACAATCTGCTGGCCGGCATCGTTGATTGTATCCTGACCGCCATTGCGGATTGCCTGGATCAAACGGTCGTCATCATTGGCGGCGAGCTCGGCACCGACGCTGAGCAGCGTCGATAGGCCGGCCGCCTTGGCGAGATCCCACCAATGGTAGTCGACGCCATCCTGCAAGCCGGCGTAGCCCTCGGCGTCAGCACCTGGCTGACGCTCGAGCACGATGGAGCGTCCATTCGGAAAGATCAGCCGGTTCCAGACCAACAGCACGCGGCTCTGACCGAACTGCACATTGTTGTCATATTGGCCAATGACGCGCGTACCTTGGGGCACCAGCAGGATGCGGCCGGTCGGGCTGTCATAGATGTTTTCCGTGACCTGTGCTGTGATCTGACCCGGCAGATCTGAACGGATTCCGGTGATCAACGCTGCCGAAATCACTGCGCCGGCCTGGAGAATGTTGGGCGATGCCGGCGCTGCGACGCGATCGGGCGCCACTGTCCTGCGATCGGCTGCCGCGTTGAGGAATGCGCTCTGGCGGTCCTGCGCCGATGGCGTAGCTGGCTGCGGTGCTAGCCCGAGACTTGCCAGGTCTGGCGCGGGCGGGAGCGCCGCGGCAGCTCCCGCCGCGGCGGGTGCGCCCCTGCTTTCTGAGCCCGAGAAAAGGCGGCTGGTACGGGCGGTCTCGATCTCCTGAAGCCGGCGCTGCTCCTCCGGACTGATACCGGGATTGGGCGTGGCGACGCCCGGTGTGGGCACCGGCCGGCCGCGATCTTGATTGCTGAGTATCGGTCGTCCGAGATCGCCGGGCAGCGGAGGGCCGAGTTGCGGAACGCCGCTATAGTCTCGTGGCAGCCCGGCAAGGCCATCGGCGGTCGAGCGGTTCTCTGTGGAATAGAGTTCCTCGTTCGACCGACCGCCATCGCGGGTCTGGAGCGCGTAGATGAGCGCGCCACCCAGCCCGACGCTGGCCACCAGGCCCACGCCGGCGAGAACCTTCCGCGACAACCGGGTGACGCGCGGCGGCTCGGCACGTAGGCGCATGGGCGCAGGCCCGACCGGCTCGCCGGTCAGCGGCTGCGTCTCATCATCCGGCACTTCCTCATTCCGGGGATCGGGTTCGCTCACGACGCCGGCCTCCCATCAGTGCGCGTGATGCGAACGCGCCTCTGGCGATCGCCGGAACCGAAGCGCAGTTCGGCCGCAGCAAACAGCCGGTCGACAATCATGTGGTGTCCGCGAACGCGGTAATTCACCAGTTCGGAGGTGTTGCCCTCGGGACCGACGACGAAGAGCGGCGGCATCTCACCCTGTCCGATACCGCGCGGGAATTCGATGAAGACCTGGCGGCCGTCGTCGAAGGCGCGCAGGGGCCGCCAGGGTGCGCGGTCGCCTTCGATTGCATAGCGGAAGTTGACGTTGGCGAGATCGACGCCACTCGCCACCGGCTGGGCGGCTTGGGCCTCGGCGTTCTGGCGACGCAGGGCGATGAGCTGATCCTGCGGATACTGCCAGGAGACCGACGCCATGTAGGTGCGCTCGGTGGAGCGCAGTTCCATGTGATAGGTGCGCATGTTGGTGTTGATGACGAGGTTGGTCATCAGTTCGGCGCGCGTGGGCTTTACGAGGATGTGGATCTGGCGCGTTGCGCCCGATCCGCTTTCGGTATCGCCGATGATCCAGCGCACCGTGTCGCCGGCTGCCACGGGGCCTGCGCCGACGAGCTGTTCGCCGGGTTGCAGCGCGATGTCGGTAATCTGCCCGACGGCGGTATAGACCTGATACAGCGCCCCTTGCGTCCAGGGATAGACCTGCATCGAATTGATGAAACCGTCTCGCACCGGCTGGACACGGGCTGCCTCGTTGGCCTGGTTGACGCGAGCGGTCGGATTGGCGGGCTCGGGAGCGCGGCGCGTCGTTTCAACACGTTGCAACTGGCCAGGCAGCGGCAGCGGGCGCGGCAGTTCGACCACGGTAACGGGCGCAGGCGGATCGACGGTCCGCACGGCCGGCGCTGCGTTGTCATAGGAAATCTCCGGCGGCGGATTGGTGGTCGCGCAGCCGGCGAGCGTTGTCGTCGCCAGCAGGACCATGGGGATTGCGGCTCTGCGTAGAGCCGGGAATAGGAGTATGTGTGAAGCCGGGTTTCCGGCTTTACGGAAAGACGGCTTCATTGCCCAAGCTCCCGTGACCAGTTGATGGCGTTGACGTAGATGCCGAGCGGGTTCGCCCGCAGCCGATCGGCATTGCGTGGAATCTGAACGACGATCGTCAGGATCGCGGTCCAGCGCGTGGTGTCGGCGAGCTGCCCGTTCTCGTAGCGGCGTTCGACCCAGGCGACGCGGAAACTGTCGGGCGAGGCGCGGATGACGCTTGAGACATCGATGGCGATCTGCTGCCGGCCGACTTTTGCGAACGGGTCGTTCGCGCGGGCATAGTCGTTCAGGGACATGGCGCCACGATCGGTCGTGAAATCGTATGCGCGCAGCCAGTTCTGGCGGACGATGATGGCGTCGGCGGGAATACTGCGGACCTGCTCGATGAAGCGCGCCAGATGGAAAGCGATCTGCGGATCGGTCGGACGATAGTCCGCCTCGGCAGGCGCAACGGCCTGAGCCTGTCCAAGGCGATCGACCTGCACCACCCATGGCACGATCGTTCCCCGCGCCGATTGCACCACGAGCGCGGTGGCGAACCCGGCCGACAGGATGAGTGAACCGAAGGCCATGAGCCGCCAGTTGCGCGCCTGGACGCGCGAGGCGCCTATACGCTCGTCCCAGACCTGGGCGGCGCGCTGATACGGCGTCTCGGGCTCGGGTGCCTTGCCGTAGTGGGTGGAGGGTCTTTTGAACATCAGCGATCACCTTCGGATAGATTGACGGAGGAGCCGCCGCCGTGAGCGTCACCGGATCGGACGGCATGCGCGGTGGCCTGAACGGCATGGGTCATGCGCTGGGAGCGGCGCATCCGTTGCGCCCAGGCGGGCGGCCCGCCAGCATTTGCGGGACCGGCCGGACTGGCGCCGTCGCCGGCGGAGTCACCGCCGATCGAGCCCATGGTGGAAGTGCCGCCAGTCGCCTCGAACGCGGCTTTTCCCCCGGCGTCGAAGCTGGACTGCATGCTTTCGGCGGCACGCGATGCGGCGCGACGAAGCGGAGAGACGGCGGCGCTGCCGCCAGCGCGGGCAACGCCGCCGAGCCCTGATGCGACGCCAGCGGCGCCGGATTGACCGGCTGCGCCGAGGCTGTAGGCGGTGGACGCCCCACCGGCGATAGCCGCGCCGCCGCGAGCGGCAGCCGCTGCACCACCGGCCAGTGCAGCACCACCGGATGCGGCAGCGCCAACGGCGCCGACGCCGGCGGCGACCATGCCTCCTGCGGCCAGGCCCGTACCGACGGCAGCACCGGCGCTGAGCTGCGGGCCGCCGGAGACGAGACCGCTGGCGATGCCGGGACCGAAAATACCGAGACCGAGCAGCGACAGCGCGGCGAGCACGATCGCCATGGCCTCGTCGATGGTGGGGGTTGCACCGCCGAAACCGGAGGTGAACTCGGAGAAGAGTGTCGAGCCGATGCCGATGATGACGGCCAGCACGAGCACCTTGATGCCCGAGGAAATGACGTTGCCAAGCACGCGCTCAGCCATGAAGGCAGATTTGCCGAACAGGCCGAACGGGATCAGGACGAAGCCGGCGAGCGTCGTCAGCTTGAATTCGATGAGTGTGACGAAGAGCTGGATGGCGAGGATGAAGAAGGCAAGCAGCACCAACGCCCAGGCAAGGAACATGCAGGCGATCTGGATGAAGTTTTCAAAGAAGGACCAGTAGCCCATCAGGCTGGAGATTGAATCGAGCAGCGGTCGACCGGCATCGAGGCCGGTCTGCGCGACCCTGCCGGGGCGCATGAGGTCGGCGGTCGAGAAGCTGGTGCCGCTGGCCCGCAGGCCGAGACCGGCGAAGCTCTCGAAGATGATGCGGGCCAGGTTGTTCCAGTTGCCGATGATGTAGGCGAAGACGCCGACGAAGAGCGTCTTCTTCACCAGGCGGGCGATGATGTCGTCGTCGGCGCCCCAGCTCCAGAACAGCGCCGCGAGCGTCACGTCTATGACGATCAGCGTCGTAGCGATGAAGGCGACTTCGCCGCTGAGCAGCCCAAAGCCGCTGTCGATGTAGCGGGTGAAGACCTCGAGGAAGTGGTCGATGACGCCGGTGCCGCCCATGATGCTATCTCGCCTCGTCGAGCTGCGGCGGCGCGATCGGTGCGGCGGGCTCCAAGGCCGGCTGATCGATGCGGCCCGGTTGGGGAGTGACGTCGTTTCGTGGGGCTGGTGGCATCTCCGGCAATCGCTCGGCGGGTCGCGAGCCGGGCGCGAGGAAGCGGTTGCGGTTCTCCGCCCATGCACGAAGGCAGGCGGTGTCGCGGGGGCCGGCCTCGCCGAGCGTCTGGCAGCGGACCAGCTCGTCCCGAAGAGGATCGGCCTGCGCCTGCGTGGCGCGGCCGGACGGCCATGCCTCCGGCGCTTCCTCTTTCCGGGTCATTTCGATCGCGGTTGCGGTGATCGCGACCGCGACGAACACGACAGCACCCAGCCGGGCGAGCATCTTCCCATCCATCACCGTGCCCTCAGTTGCCATTCGGGAACATGCGGGCGTTGCCGGGTTGATAGCCGCTGCCCGGCGTCAGGAAGCGGCGGCGCTGCTCGCGTCCTTGCTCTGCTGCCGCCGAGCGTTCCGCCTCGGACAGGCTCTGCGCGCGGCCGTTGGCGGCGACGACCGCGGTGAGATCGGCAAGCTGCTGTGCCTGCAAGGCGAGGAGCTGATTGCCGGCCTGCGTCGCCTGAAGCGCGCCGGTGGCGCCCTGACTCTGGCCGACCAGCGCCGACATCTGGGTGCGGTTCGTGTCGATGTTGCCAACGACGCCGGCTTGGACACGCATCGCATCCTGAAGGCCACCGACGGTATTCTGCCAGCGCTCGCGTGCATCGGTGACGAGCTGCTGATCCGAGGCGGACATCGAGGCGTTGCCGTAGGTCGTGCGAAACGCCTGGTCGATGTTCTGCACATTGTAGGCAATGCGCTGTGCTTCACCCAAAAGCTGCTGGGTGCGTTGGACGGACTGCTGGAGCTGCTGGAGAGACGAAAACGGCAGGCTCGTGAGGTTGCGGGCCTGGTTGATCAGCGAGGTCGCCTCGTTCTGAAGCGAGGTGATCTGGTTGTTGATCTGCTGGAGCGACCGCGTGGCGGTCAGAAGATTCTGCGCATAGTTGGTGGGGTCATAGACGATCCGACCGAACTGCGCGTGCGCTGGCGTCGCCACGAACAGAATGCTGGAAACAGACGCGGCGAAGAGCGCGGCGGTCATGCGCAGTGCGCGCGAGCGGGTGCGAACGGAACTGGTCATGGGTGTGCCTCCGGATTGGTTTGGGGGGTGACGTTGGTAAGGTCGGCGATGAGATCGGCGGCCCAGGCGAGCCGGTTTTCAGCAAGCCACGCTGCGAGGAATCCGTCCGTGCCGCTGCGGGCGTGGACGTCAGCGATCAGTGCCTGGTGCTGCTTTGAAGAGGCGGCGCAAAGCGCCAACGCCACGTCTGACAGACCCAGCTCGAACAGGCGATTTCCTCGGCGCGACTGGCAGTAATAGTCGCGTTTGGGCATCGCCCGCGCGAGGATCTCGATCTGACGGTCGTTGAGGCCGAAGCGGCGATAGATGGCGGTGATCTGCGGCTCGATCGCACGTTCGTTGGGTAAGAGGATGCGCGTCTGGCAGCTCTCGATGATGGCGGGTGCGATTGCCGAACCGTCGATGTCGGAGAGCGACTGGGTGGCGAAGATGACGCTCGCGTTCTTCTTGCGCAGCGTCTTCAGCCATTCACGAAGCTGGCCGGCGAAGCCCTCATCGTCGAGCGCGAGCCAGCCTTCATCGACGATCAGCAGCGTCGGCCGACCGTCGAGG contains:
- a CDS encoding SDR family oxidoreductase, yielding MSDKILVLGATGNVGRPTVRALISKGVTVKAASRIGDSVDGAEGVKFEYGDPNTFGPALDGVDRVFVLLPAGSVDPLSLALPFIEAAIARKVKVVFHSVFGVEADETNPYRVIETTLEQSGNSFVILRPNWFADNFHASWKDAIKFGQIAVPADDGKSSFIDARDIALAAATVLTSSVFDGQSFNLTGPEALSYSDAAAILSDVLGRTITYTPVDDATFIDLLINAGVSEDYAEFLATIYYPVREGWTEVVTSDVERITGRPPHSFRSYAQDHRAEFAA
- a CDS encoding AraC family transcriptional regulator translates to MTPQPEPPRAPEILLTSNGRGWNGLAADFLLFPSGVADVAGSDMHSLGMHYGPPVNAYCRCGGRKMHRLQKPGDIDIVPAGVGGTWEDEADARILSLRIFPWLLNQVAEELERDPSTIELLPQFQVRDARIEGIAWAIKADLEADTPSDPLYIELLANALAVRLIEIGSGSAENAANGNAPKLSARQLKLLTDFIESNLDQKLHLADLAAVAGVGVTRLKTLFRNSTGAPVHQYVIRRRVEYARAMMETSSIPASEIALAAGFAHQSHMTSTMRRVLGQTPSEIARQSSDFRPKLQTTA
- a CDS encoding limonene-1,2-epoxide hydrolase family protein translates to MLGVERMSSGTEKNETDHALSIVQGFFDTIDATPEGYWRCFEIYFDSSSVWETIGLGTTVGQEEAIAFAKGFPVKFERMRIEDLVLTGAGNRVHAERLDHFCAADGTIVLTVRASGVFEIEGTTIAKYRDYFDTAGANAAIQKLAA
- a CDS encoding helix-turn-helix domain-containing protein, which produces MKETVAASSSVTEKLERGDLLDPHCASRDILQHVTSRWGTLILLVLLRDTMRFGQLRRAIGDVSERMLAQTLQVLEADGIVVRRALDVIPPHVEYSLSALGREAAVNVRALADWVELNAADIEAQRPNQGVILQE
- a CDS encoding NmrA/HSCARG family protein; protein product: MEKSDITDKKTIVVLGATGQQGGGVARSLLATNRWSLRTISRDPDSPAAAGLLRQGIDVRAGNLDQPSSLREAFESAYGVYSVQGTEGGAEAEVRRGIAVADAAKEAGVAHFIYASVGGADRASSVPHFESKWRIEEHVRSIGLPATIVRPTFFMDNFARTVPRWVLIALMRSYVPDAKPLQMIAVDDIGEWAARAFAAPESFIGRAEEIAGDELTRKEIVAALRAEGYSAALPFPIPRFALGVIPVDIRRMFEWFSQAGYRADLAQLRIDQPGLMTFRAWVSDYREASSAS
- a CDS encoding helix-turn-helix domain-containing protein; amino-acid sequence: MKNQTDQIDACDAQVCAPTPAELEEFRHAVGTIIGKWKIEILWVLLPGARRFGELRRALPGVTQHMLTAQLRALEADQLVTRTAYAEIPPRVDYELTPRALALKPIFLALMEWAQTTGEPSAFLSSRAVHE
- a CDS encoding DUF2274 domain-containing protein, producing the protein MAKLKLGVIAEEKPVRVTIELPATVHRDLVAYAEALAQQTGQGVAEPSKLIVPMVERFMASDRGFTRARRAN
- a CDS encoding TrbI/VirB10 family protein, whose translation is MSEPDPRNEEVPDDETQPLTGEPVGPAPMRLRAEPPRVTRLSRKVLAGVGLVASVGLGGALIYALQTRDGGRSNEELYSTENRSTADGLAGLPRDYSGVPQLGPPLPGDLGRPILSNQDRGRPVPTPGVATPNPGISPEEQRRLQEIETARTSRLFSGSESRGAPAAAGAAAALPPAPDLASLGLAPQPATPSAQDRQSAFLNAAADRRTVAPDRVAAPASPNILQAGAVISAALITGIRSDLPGQITAQVTENIYDSPTGRILLVPQGTRVIGQYDNNVQFGQSRVLLVWNRLIFPNGRSIVLERQPGADAEGYAGLQDGVDYHWWDLAKAAGLSTLLSVGAELAANDDDRLIQAIRNGGQDTINDAGQQIVRRQLNIAPTLTIRPGFPVRVIVTRDLILEPYGG
- the trbG gene encoding P-type conjugative transfer protein TrbG; this encodes MKPSFRKAGNPASHILLFPALRRAAIPMVLLATTTLAGCATTNPPPEISYDNAAPAVRTVDPPAPVTVVELPRPLPLPGQLQRVETTRRAPEPANPTARVNQANEAARVQPVRDGFINSMQVYPWTQGALYQVYTAVGQITDIALQPGEQLVGAGPVAAGDTVRWIIGDTESGSGATRQIHILVKPTRAELMTNLVINTNMRTYHMELRSTERTYMASVSWQYPQDQLIALRRQNAEAQAAQPVASGVDLANVNFRYAIEGDRAPWRPLRAFDDGRQVFIEFPRGIGQGEMPPLFVVGPEGNTSELVNYRVRGHHMIVDRLFAAAELRFGSGDRQRRVRITRTDGRPAS
- the trbF gene encoding conjugal transfer protein TrbF yields the protein MFKRPSTHYGKAPEPETPYQRAAQVWDERIGASRVQARNWRLMAFGSLILSAGFATALVVQSARGTIVPWVVQVDRLGQAQAVAPAEADYRPTDPQIAFHLARFIEQVRSIPADAIIVRQNWLRAYDFTTDRGAMSLNDYARANDPFAKVGRQQIAIDVSSVIRASPDSFRVAWVERRYENGQLADTTRWTAILTIVVQIPRNADRLRANPLGIYVNAINWSRELGQ
- the trbL gene encoding P-type conjugative transfer protein TrbL translates to MGGTGVIDHFLEVFTRYIDSGFGLLSGEVAFIATTLIVIDVTLAALFWSWGADDDIIARLVKKTLFVGVFAYIIGNWNNLARIIFESFAGLGLRASGTSFSTADLMRPGRVAQTGLDAGRPLLDSISSLMGYWSFFENFIQIACMFLAWALVLLAFFILAIQLFVTLIEFKLTTLAGFVLIPFGLFGKSAFMAERVLGNVISSGIKVLVLAVIIGIGSTLFSEFTSGFGGATPTIDEAMAIVLAALSLLGLGIFGPGIASGLVSGGPQLSAGAAVGTGLAAGGMVAAGVGAVGAAASGGAALAGGAAAAARGGAAIAGGASTAYSLGAAGQSGAAGVASGLGGVARAGGSAAVSPLRRAASRAAESMQSSFDAGGKAAFEATGGTSTMGSIGGDSAGDGASPAGPANAGGPPAWAQRMRRSQRMTHAVQATAHAVRSGDAHGGGSSVNLSEGDR
- the trbK-alt gene encoding putative entry exclusion protein TrbK-alt, whose translation is MDGKMLARLGAVVFVAVAITATAIEMTRKEEAPEAWPSGRATQAQADPLRDELVRCQTLGEAGPRDTACLRAWAENRNRFLAPGSRPAERLPEMPPAPRNDVTPQPGRIDQPALEPAAPIAPPQLDEAR
- the trbJ gene encoding P-type conjugative transfer protein TrbJ, yielding MTSSVRTRSRALRMTAALFAASVSSILFVATPAHAQFGRIVYDPTNYAQNLLTATRSLQQINNQITSLQNEATSLINQARNLTSLPFSSLQQLQQSVQRTQQLLGEAQRIAYNVQNIDQAFRTTYGNASMSASDQQLVTDARERWQNTVGGLQDAMRVQAGVVGNIDTNRTQMSALVGQSQGATGALQATQAGNQLLALQAQQLADLTAVVAANGRAQSLSEAERSAAAEQGREQRRRFLTPGSGYQPGNARMFPNGN